One window of Vespa velutina chromosome 2, iVesVel2.1, whole genome shotgun sequence genomic DNA carries:
- the LOC124947072 gene encoding elongation of very long chain fatty acids protein AAEL008004-like — MITFINHLYNQYHYITEYKTDPRTKDWLFVGSFWYLFGIIGVYLQFIYVSGPAFMKKRKPFELNKILQLYNVIQIILNGYIFVMGISIGLIRKSKFICLPIDYSNDQQALQVAFLVWLYYIIKIFDLLNTIFFVLRKKQNQVTFLHTYHHTGMVIITWIGVRYLAGGQGIYLGFFNSFVHTIMYSYYLWTSLKLGKIWWKKYITQLQLLQFVIILLQFSLAIFTKDCGYPKLPILIFMPHLIFIVILFTDFYYKSYIKK; from the exons AtgataacttttattaatcatctctacaatcaatatcattatattactGAATATAAAACag ATCCTAGAACAAAAGATTGGTTATTCGTGGGATCATTTTGGTATCTTTTCGGCATCATAGGAGTTTATCtccaatttatttatgtaagtgGACCCGCattcatgaaaaaaagaaaacctttTGAGTTGAACAAGATCCTGCAGCTGTATAATGTTATACAAATCATATTAAatggatatatttttgttatg GGCATTTCAATAGGATTGATAAGgaaatcgaaatttatttgCTTGCCTATTGACTATTCGAATGATCAACAGGCCTTACAG GTGGCATTTCTAGTTTGGTTGTATTACATAATCAAGATATTTGATCTTCTGAACACAATCTTCTTTGTATTACGGAAGAAGCAGAATCAAGTGACGTTCCTACATACTTATCATCATACTGGAATGGTAATTATAACATGGATAGGCGTAAGATACTTGGCTGGTGGACAAGGCATATATTTAG gtTTCttcaattcgttcgttcacaCAATTATGTACTCTTATTATCTATGGACATCGTTAAAGCTTGGTAAAATATGGTGGAAGAAATACATTACTCAATTACAACTCctacaatttgttataatattgttacaaTTTTCATTGGCTATTTTTACCAAGGATTGCGGTTATCCCAAGTTgccaatattaatattcatgcCGCACCTTATCTTTATCGTAATACTATTTACAGACTTTTATTACAagagttatataaaaaagtaa
- the LOC124947070 gene encoding elongation of very long chain fatty acids protein, with the protein MTDYKEIFENIKDPMVDTWPLMGSPGPIICIVLLYLLFVIKIGPKIMENRPAFELKGFLIAYNALLIVFNIWLTSLTTKIDLRALIRSNGCRLRTHQLSKDESLETPIDEQLQILSTAAWWYFFAKIIELVDTVFFILRKKQDQVTFLHIYHHSATALFAWCYLKLLPGEQGIIVGLLNSMVHIVMYTYYLISALGPKYKKYLWWKKYMTLFQLIQFVIMIVYLVLTLVMDCRMPKILTYCFMTHVVIFMYLFGNFYRKAYIKQKQV; encoded by the exons ATGACTgattacaaagaaatttttgaaaacatAAAAG ATCCCATGGTTGACACATGGCCGTTAATGGGCTCTCCAGGGCCGATAATCTGCATCGTTTTactatatttactttttgttaTCAAAATTGGCccgaaaataatggaaaatcgTCCGGCCTTCGAACTCAAAGGCTTTTTAATAGCGTATAACGCTTTGTTAATTGTCTTTAATATATGGTTAACATCCTTG ACTACAAAAATCGATCTCAGAGCTTTGATTCGTTCGAACGGATGCAGATTGCGAACCCACCAATTGTCCAAAGACGAATCTTTAGAAACCCCGATCGATGAACAGTTACAAATT TTATCAACGGCAGCCTGGTGGTACTTCTTCGCTAAGATTATCGAGCTTGTAGATACG gTATTCTTTATTTTGCGAAAGAAACAGGACCAAGTAACTTTCCTTCACATTTATCATCATAGCGCCACAGCCTTGTTCGCGTGGTGTTATCTGAAGCTACTTCCCGGTGAACAAGGTATCATCGTCGGGCTACTCAACTCTATGGTTCACATCGTTATGTATACGTATTACTTGATATCCGCATTGGGCCcaaaatacaaaaagtatCTATGGTGGAAGAAATATATGACCTTGTTCCAACTG ATCCAATTCGTTATAATGATCGTTTATCTTGTATTAACGTTGGTAATGGACTGCAGAATGCCAAAAATCTTAACTTACTGCTTCATGACGCACGTGGTGATCTTCATGTACCTGTTCGGTAATTTCTACAGGAAAGCCTACATCAAGCAGAAACAAGTGTAA